One window of the Benincasa hispida cultivar B227 chromosome 3, ASM972705v1, whole genome shotgun sequence genome contains the following:
- the LOC120073971 gene encoding phosphoenolpyruvate carboxykinase (ATP) 1-like: protein MAGSNIANGKEFDREIQTEGGNGICYDDSTSPIKAQTIDELHNLQKKRSTPGTPIGSAADTFSLIAEEDRQRQQLQSISASLASLARETGPKVVKGDPARKSTTTNEVAHVLHHQLAPTINISDSSLKFTHVLYNLSPAELYEQAIKYEKGSFFTSTGALATLSGAKTGRSPRDKRVVKDENTEKELWWGKGSPNIEMDGHTFMINRERAVDYLNSLDKVFVNDQFLNWDPENKIKVRIVSARAYHSLFMHNMCIRPTEEELVNFGTPDFTIYNAGQFPCNRFTHYMTSSTSVDVNLTRKEMVILGTQYAGEMKKGLFSLMHYLMPKRHILSLHSGCNMGKDGDVALFFGLSGTGKTTLSTDQNRYLIGDDEHCWSNNGVSNIEGGCYAKCIDLSREKEPDIWNAIKFGTVLENVVFDEHTREVDYSDYSVTENTRAAYPIKYIPNALIPCVGPHPKNVILLACDAFGVLPPVSKLNLAQTMYHFISGYTALVAGTEDGIKEPQATFSACFGAAFIMLHPTKYAAMLAEKMKNHGATGWLVNTGWSGGCYGSGSRIKLSYTRKIIDAIHSGELLNADYRKTKVFGLEIPTAIKGVPSEILDPVNTWSDKDAYNETLLKLASLFKNNFETFTNYKIGEDNSLTEEILAAGPNF from the exons ATGGCTGGTTCGAACATAGCCAATGGCAAAGAATTTGACAGGGAAATTCAGACGGAGGGAGGGAACGGAATCTGCTACGACGACAGCACGTCGCCGATCAAGGCTCAAACCATTGATGAACTTCATAACCTGCAGAAGAAGCGATCCACACCCGGCACTCCCATCGGCTCGGCTGCAGATACCTTCTCTTTAATCGCTGAAGAAGATCGCCAGAGGCAACAACTCCAATCAATCAG TGCATCGTTAGCATCATTGGCGAGAGAGACTGGGCCAAAGGTAGTGAAAGGAGACCCGGCCCGAAAATCTACAACTACGAATGAGGTTGCACACGTGTTGCACCACCAACTCGCACCCACTATTAACATCAGTGACAGCTCATTGAAATTCACACACGTCCTCTACAATCTCTCCCCTGCAG AGCTGTACGAGCAAGCCATAAAGTACGAGAAGGGTTCGTTTTTTACCTCGACGGGAGCATTGGCGACGCTTTCTGGTGCCAAGACAGGGCGATCTCCAAGAGACAAGCGAGTTGTTAAGGATGAAAATACCGAGAAAGAGCTCTGGTGGGGAAA GGGATCGCCAAATATTGAAATGGACGGGCACACATTCATGATAAACAGAGAAAGAGCCGTGGATTACTTGAACTCTCTTGACAAAGTCTTCGTTAACGACCAATTCTTGAATTGGGATCCAGAGAACAAAATCAAAGTCAGAATTGTCTCTGCCAGAGCTTACCACTCGCTGTTTATGCATAACAT GTGTATTCGGCCAACAGAGGAAGAGTTGGTGAATTTTGGGACACCGGATTTCACAATATACAATGCTGGGCAGTTTCCTTGCAACCGTTTTACACATTACATGACATCTTCAACTAGCGTAGATGTGAATCTGACGAGGAAGGAAATGGTGATCCTTGGAACACAATACGCGGGTGAGATGAAGAAAGGATTGTTCAGTTTGATGCATTATCTAATGCCCAAGCGACATATCCTCTCTTTGCATTCTGGCTGTAATATGGGAAAAGATGGCGATGTTGCCCTCTTCTTTGGATTATCCG GTACCGGAAAGACCACTTTGTCGACGGATCAGAATCGTTACTTGATTGGAGACGATGAACATTGTTGGAGCAACAACGGTGTCTCAAACATCGAAGGAGGTTGCTATGCTAAGTGCATTGACCTTTCCCGAGAAAAAGAGCCAGATATCTGGAACGCCATCAAGTTCGGAACCG TATTGGAGAATGTAGTATTCGATGAGCACACCAGAGAGGTTGATTATTCTGACTATTCAGTTACAG AGAATACTCGAGCGGCGTATCCAATCAAGTACATACCGAACGCTTTAATACCATGTGTGGGGCCACACCCAAAGAACGTTATATTATTGGCTTGTGATGCATTTGGAGTGCTTCCACCTGTTAGCAAGCTTAATTTGGCTCAAACCATGTACCATTTCATCAGTGGATATACTGCATTG GTGGCTGGAACGGAAGACGGTATAAAGGAGCCACAAGCGACATTCTCGGCTTGCTTTGGAGCGGCTTTCATAATGTTACATCCCACAAAGTACGCCGCTATGCTCGCTGAAAAGATGAAGAACCACGGCGCCACCGGCTGGCTCGTTAACACCGGCTGGTCAGGTGGCTGTTATGGCTCCGGTAGCCGTATTAAGCTTTCTTACACTAGAAAAATCATCGACGCCATTCATTCTGGTGAACTTCTCAATGCCGATTACCGTAAAACGAAAGTCTTTGGACTCGAAATCCCCACCGCCATAAAAGGAGTTCCCTCTGAGATTTTGGACCCTGTGAACAct TGGTCGGACAAGGATGCGTATAATGAAACGTTGCTGAAATTGGCGAGTCTTTTCAAGAACAATTTTGAGACATTTACCAATTACAAGATCGGTGAAGACAATAGTTTGACAGAGGAAATTCTTGCTGCTGGTCcgaatttttaa